The genomic window GGAAAAGTCTGATTTTTTTGGCAAGTATTGTCGTATTAAACCATTGATATTTTCATTGCAACCTCTTTCATAAGCGGAATATGGATGAGCAAAGTATATCTTAGTATTCAATGCTTTTGCCAATGTTTGATGATCTGCATTTTCTTTTCCATTGTCTAATGTAATTGTATGGCATAAGTTTTTATATTTTTCAATTTGCAACTGATTGTTTTGGCTGTGAATTTAGCTTCTTTGGACTCCAGCTTAATGATCTTGACAAACAAGGATTTTCTTTCCACCATACTGGCAATTTGGGACTTATGATTCTTTCCTACTATAGTATCTCCTTCCCAATCTCCATACCTTTTTGAGATTCAACAATCTTTGGTCTATCTTCAATACATACTCTGTTTTTGATAATTCCCCTTTGTTTATAGGTATTTTTGCGTCTTCGCCTACTTCTGTGGGAATGTCTTAAATTACTCCATAGATCACCTCCTTTCCTTTTATCTTCATATACATATTGATATATGCACTCTTTACTAACCCTTTCATACTTATCAATATTCGCTCGACCTTCGATTTGCTCTGGGCTCCACTTGATTTTAAGTAATTGATCCACTTTGCTTTTAAGATCGCTTGTAATTTTATTCTTCCTTCCCTTTCCTTGTGCTCTCTGTTCACTCCGATCCTGAGCTCTTGCGCTTCCATATAACTTGTATGAACCAGGTGAAGAGTTTCTATCGAGTTCCCGATATATAGTGCTTCTATGATATCCTAATTCCACAGCAATCTGAATAATGCTCATTCCTTGCCTTTTAAATTGTTCAATTAATACCCTTTGAGGGTAGGTGATTTGTTTATACATTTGTGTACAGTTAAAAATCTTGAGGGGAAAGTACCTATTTTTATAATAGGTCTTTCTCCAAAAGAATGTTTTATTAACTGTCGCACTTATTTATGGAATCTAGTACTTTTATTAGCATTAAAGAATCATAAGATCCGAAGAATATAAATCCGGAAATTTCACAATAGCAATTGACTAAAAAGTTGTTGGACCCAATTCTGCCAATTAGATCTGGCCATAGAGTGCCATATAGCATAGTCTCTTGCCAGTAAAATCAGATGACATATAATGAAGAAGATATTCAAAAAAAGAACATCTCAATTGCAACAGATTGGTTTTTTAGAGCTCAAAAAATTACAATACTATTCCAACAGTACAAGCACAAGCAATTCCGGCTTACAACGTTTTGTTAGAGGGAGGTGCCGGTGAAACCGTAAAAGAAATTGCCCGGAATCCATTATGCTGTACTCATTTATATATTCGTTGAATGTGATTTTCTTTGTAAATGACTTGTCGTAAAAACAAATATTTCAATCATTGGCATAGACCTCCTACAAACAAGTGCGGTCAAAAAATGTCTGGATTTAGTGGATGCCTTATTGATAGTTAAAAATGAAGTTGCTGAATATATCTATCCAATTTGTACAGATACAAAGAGAAAAATGATCTCATTAGATTGAAAAAATTTGCTCTGATATAGCTATTCCGCCGACTTATCTAATCAAGGTCAGCTCCCCAACCAAATCTTTACTTCTTCCTGATCTAAAACTAATCTTTATCAAATAAACATAAACTCCCGGCATTAGCGCTTGATTTTTATAAGTCCCATCCCAAGCGGCTTCTTTTGAATTTACCGGATAGTTGTCTGAAGAAAAAATTAATTCGCCCCATCGATCAAATATTGACACCTTAGCCTGAGTGATATCCTTGCTGCCAAACAATTCCAAATAATCATTGAGTCCATCTCCATTTGCGCTGATTACATTAGGGATGTAAACCTGCTCATCTATAATGCGAATAAAAACACTATCTAATGCCGTACAGTGATCTTCATTTTCTACCAAGACGTATATCATTTGATCCTCTGTTGCCAACAATGTCGGATTTATACAACGGTTACAATCTAACTGGTTCGAGGGGCTCCAGATGATATTTTCAAAATTACCAGCTATTTTAGCTTCAAGACTGATACTTTGGTTTTTTTGAATTTCGATGTCAATACCTGCATCCACGCTCACAGAGTCCGCATCGTCGATCTCAACAACAAAACTGGTTTCACATTGCAGCGAATCTTTGATCACGACTAAATGTGGTCCCGCATCCAGCATCTCAACTTTCAAATTCAAAATTATCTGCTGATCGAGCAACACCTGATAAGGTGGAATACCTGAATGGATTGAAGTAAATTCTATCTTTCCCCATTTTTGATCTTCAAGGCAACTCATATCTACCTGATTGTACTCAAATTGGGGCTCATCCCCCAATATCAATACTACACTGTCTTGATACCTACAAAAATCAGACTGATTTTCAACCCGAATAATATGTGCACCTGCTTTCAGTGAATTCATCTCCAATTTTGAGTCCACCAAAAGTTGACTATCAATACTGTATTGATAAGTGAGATGATTGAAATTTTTAAATTGATCCAATTCCAATACAAAAGGAAAATCCTTTCTACAACCAACAAAAAGAGTGTCATGGTACAAATTTAGCATAGGACAATCCTGCGTCCGACAGCTTACCCATGGACCTATTGCATCTGAACAATCTCCCTGCGCCTGACTTATGAGCCTGCATTGCACTTGTGTATTTGGCGGCAGATTTTCAATTGAAATAGTTGAATCATTTACCCAAAAATAAGAAA from Saprospiraceae bacterium includes these protein-coding regions:
- a CDS encoding IS30 family transposase, giving the protein MQIEKYKNLCHTITLDNGKENADHQTLAKALNTKIYFAHPYSAYERGCNENINGLIRQYLPKKSDFSMLKQTDLDRIESQINNRPRKKLGYKTPNEVFLNLVALKC
- a CDS encoding IS30 family transposase; this translates as MYKQITYPQRVLIEQFKRQGMSIIQIAVELGYHRSTIYRELDRNSSPGSYKLYGSARAQDRSEQRAQGKGRKNKITSDLKSKVDQLLKIKWSPEQIEGRANIDKYERVSKECIYQYVYEDKRKGGDLWSNLRHSHRSRRRRKNTYKQRGIIKNRVCIEDRPKIVESQKGMEIGKEIL